ACGCCCCTGTTCTAACAACTGCAAAAAACAATCCTCCTCCACATCAGGTTCATAGCATATCTCAAGCTTTTCATCCGCAACAATCTGCGAATGAATATGACTTGCAAATGGACAAATAGCCTCAATAAACTCCCACCTCTTTTGTATCAGCATTTTCGCATGTTCAGCCATTTGCACTTCCCAAACCCATAGTTCCTCTTTATTGACATTCTTTCTCCGAAGTAGTTCATTTCTCTGTCGAAGGGCTCGTTGGTATCCCTGCAATGCTATAAGATAATTCGTATCTGTTTGTGAAAGTTGAATATCTAAAAACTTTCTACGAAAACCAGCACCTTCCCTCACCAAATCGGAAAAATCACTGGTAAAAAAGATAACCCTCAATTTTCCAATCAACTCACTTACTTTCTCTATTTCTACCCCATTTATTAATATCTTTTTATGTCCCTTTTGCCATTTTGACTCAATTACTATACACCCATCACTATCCATATCCGTAACAATTTCACCACTTAAAAGGAACCCTTCCCTCTGATATTGAACCAACTCCTTCTCATTATTAGTTCTTACACTCCGTGATAACGAAAGAAAATATATCCCCTCTAATAATGAAGTCTTACCCTGTGCATTAGCCCCGATTATAATATTTAACCTCGGCTGGAAATATACTTCTAAATCTGTTATACAACGGAAATATCGTGCAATAAATTTCTTCAAATACATGTTTATTCCAGTTATAGAAGGTTCATGGAACTTTTTTAATTAGTTTTGCATTAAAAAATGTAATATTTCTTTACATTTATGGTATAATTTTACTAAAAGATATTACAAAAAGATAAATAAATGTTTACAGCGCATCGTCACGATGTGCAATTTTTGTATTAAAACTAACATTTATTTGCACCACTACATATTGTATGGCTTTCCTTAAAACCACAAAATATTGCTTATGAGCGTTATTGTTTCAACTAATCATAATAAAATTGAATCCACATGCACCGATTACATTGAGAAAAATAAGACTCTTTTTGTAATCGATGCAACACTTGCTCAGGGAATGCTAAATCTTACTACAGGAGCATTCCTGAGCGCCTATGCCTTATATCTTGGTGCAAGTTATGTGGCAATTGGCATATTGGGTGCATTAATGCCTCTCAGTCAAATTTTACAAGTTCCCTCAACTCTTCTTATCGAGCGGTATCAAAAACGGAAAACTATTGCAGTATTTGCACTCACTATTAGCCGTATAGCCATATTACTTTGCGGTTTTCTCCCATTCATTTTCACAAATAATCATATCTTTTCTATCTTCTTCCTCCTATATCTTACCTACGTTACTGCGGGAAATATTGGTGGTTGTGCTTTTGGGACATGGTTTAGAGATTCTTTCAACCCAGACACTTTTTATCATGTGTTAACACAACGATTTATTTATGCTACTTTAATGGGTGCTATTGTAAGTTTTATTGGTGCCTTCGGTTTAGAATTTATAAAA
This is a stretch of genomic DNA from Candidatus Hydrogenedens sp.. It encodes these proteins:
- the recF gene encoding DNA replication/repair protein RecF, which encodes MYLKKFIARYFRCITDLEVYFQPRLNIIIGANAQGKTSLLEGIYFLSLSRSVRTNNEKELVQYQREGFLLSGEIVTDMDSDGCIVIESKWQKGHKKILINGVEIEKVSELIGKLRVIFFTSDFSDLVREGAGFRRKFLDIQLSQTDTNYLIALQGYQRALRQRNELLRRKNVNKEELWVWEVQMAEHAKMLIQKRWEFIEAICPFASHIHSQIVADEKLEICYEPDVEEDCFLQLLEQGRPSDIQRGVTQRGPHRDDIGMRINGHFVRQFASQGQQKTCAYALRLAEVYLCKEKKQEMPIILADELFSDLDPERGRKFLEVIPEQVQVIITAVDENICNNVLKESNKFRIRKGNIEKA